GCCTGAGCTCCCCCCACCAATGATGATGTAATCAAATTCCATTTTATTCACGTGATATCCTTGTTGTTTTAAATTTACGCTTTTTTTCATTATGCACATATTTGCTGTTTAAAGAATCATTTCAGCCGAACAATTCAACAATTATGATGATGTGCAAAAATAATTTTTCGATTCAATTGTATAAAAATCACACTTATCATTGTCTAAATTTTCGATTAATCTGTAGCAAATAACATTTAAAAACAAAAGGTCAGTACACCTTATGTTTATGATTCGTCAGTTTCAGGAAAATGATCTGGAAAATGTCATCGCCCTTTGGGAGCTCTGCGATTTAACCCGTCCGTGGAATAATCCTGAAATTGATATTTTCCGCAAAACAGCGCAGCAAGATGGTTTGTTTTTATTGGCTGTCAAAGATGAGCAACTCATTGCAACCGTCATGGGTGGCTATGACGGGCATCGTGGTTGGGTAAATTATTTAGCGGTTCACCCACATGCACAGCGCAACGGTGTCGCAACTGCACTGATTCAACAATTGGAAAAACGTTTAATCGCACTCGGTTGCCCAAAACTTCAACTTTTGGTTCGTAAAGAAAATATTGATGTACAAAGTTTTTATGAACAATTGGGCTATGAGGAAATTGAGGTGGTCTGTTTAGGCAAACGTTTGATTCAGGATTGAAAAATAAAGATGGTATTTCAAAAAAATCCTCACCCTAACCCTCTCCTTTAAAAAGAGAGGGAACTTTCATTACAAATTAGATGAGATCCAAACTCAATATAATGAATAGCTTAAACCCAACCCCTAAAACTTATAACCATAAGATAAACCCAAAATATCCTGACTCATTTGCAACTTCGCTTCACCCCCACCAAATGCCGGTGAAATCGGACCTTTTACTTCATCCTCCAAAGCATGTGTATAGGCCACACTAATTTCCTGATGCGGATCAATATTATACGTCGCACCTACGCTCAGATGATCACGTACCACACCCGGAGCTAGCACATTTAAAAACACTTCACTGTCCCGAATCGGTTGATCATTATGGCTATAGCCTGCACGTAAAGTCAGCTTAGGATGTGCCTGATAGCTCACACCAATTTTATAGACATTGATATCATCCCAACCAAAACCAGGACCGTTGTCCGAACCAAAGACATGACCTTGTTGTAACTGTGCGACATCAAATGAATGACCAACAGAGTCAACATCTGAATAATTAATTCGCTGTACATCCGCTGCTACAGTTAACTTCGGTGTGACTTTGACGGCTGCACCAATGCCATAACTTTCAGGCACATCAAAATCACCTTGTTCTGCAAATAAACCCTGATATTTTTTAAAGCGATCTGCATTGATTTTAGATGAATAACTTGCCCCTAAAGTTAAACGATCATCAAAAAACTGTCCCGTCCAACCAATGCGTGCACCAATGCCAGTTGCATCATCTTTACCACGATTACTTAAATTTTGACCATCTTGAGAATAACCAGCAAAAGCCCCTATACCTTTAGCTTCAAAACGCTGATATAGAATATTGGTCGCTACACCAATCGATTGATTTTTTGCATATTTCCATGAAACTGCAGGTGAAATAAAGACTTGGGTCAAATCGACACCAGCAGTGCCCTGATTGCCAAATGCCGCATACGGATTTTGCTTATAGCCCGTGTTCATGCCGCCATTTCCATAAATCGCAAGACCCAAAGCCACCTGATCATTCACTTGATGATTCACAGCCAATTCAGGTAAAACAAAATACTGGCGCCCATTGCCATCATAATTACCATTGGCATTGGGATAACCTTGAGGCATTTGGTTACCGCTGATTTGAGCAGAACGGTCAGGAGAAAAAATAGTTGCCCCGACATCGACACGATCACCCATCCAACTTAAACCCGCAGGGTTATTGGCAATAGTCAAAGCATCCTGAAATTGTGCAATCGAAGTCCCTGCATTGCCTTGTGCTTTTACGCCATAACCATGCATAAAATAACCTGTTGTTGCATACGCCATAGAACTTAATAAAGATACAAATAAAGCTAACGGTAATAGTTGATATGTAGCTTTCATGATTCATCTTATCTAACAATAATATATTTCTTAGTATATTGTTGAAGGTATATCTTGTAATCAAAAATAAATTAACATGTTTATTCTATTTTTTCATAAAGCGTTTTTTCTTTAATGTTTTTAATTTCCCTATTCTCAAGTAAACAGGAAACTCTACAACCAAATCTTCATTTTCAACATTGAGTACTTCAGCCAAATCAACCAATGGATGATCTTGATTTTTTTCACAATAATGTTTTACTGCTGACCATGTCAATAAATATTTCAACAATTGTGCAGCCGACCATTGATATTGAATCTTAAATGCACAGTCTTCTATTTCTTCAAATGGAAAAGGTATTGTTTTATACCCTTCATCAATATAATGACGCTCACTATCCCAATAACCTTTTAATTTTTCAAAATAAAGCGTTTGAATCTGCTGCTGAACCTTGTCCTGCTGCACACAAATCATACCATAACCAATGACCGCTAAAATTCCTGTAGGCTTCAGTGTACGATAAACTTCTTTATAAAATTTTTCAAAATCAAACCAATGGATCGCCTGTGCAACAGTAATTAAATCAAAGCTCTTATCTACAAAAGAAGTTTGTTCTGACGCTTGTACCTGATAACTAACATTTTCAAAATAAGGGGCGAATTGTAATTGATTGGCACTTATATCTGTTGCCACAATATGATCAAAATAAGGGGCAAGCAATTGGGTAAATTGTCCTGATCCCGCACCTGCATCCCAAGCAAAATTTTTCACAGGTACATATTGTAATATTTCCTGCAATACCTCTTGCGGGTAACTTGGTCGAGCTTGTTGATAAAGCTGACTGTCTTTTGAAAATAGATCTTTCATTTTTTAATATGTGATATATTTCTCATTTTATTAATATACGCATAATTTGGTGAGATACAAATTATATTGTCTAACAAGATAAAGCTTTATTGTCGCGTTCATCTTCAAATAAAAAGATATCGTGATGATAAAACCAGTTCAAAACTTTTCTAAAAATTTTAAACAAAAAAAAGCTCTAAATTTATATTTAGAGCTTTTTTAAATATGGTGGCGAGACCCAGGATCGAACTGGGGACACACGGATTTTCAATCCGTTGCTCTACCGACTGAGCTATCACGCCGATGGGGTGTATTAAGCCGTATCTGAATAAATTAGTCAATATAAATCATTACTTTTTTATTCATTCGAGTAAATTTTACTCAAAAAAAATCTCTGATGGGATCAGAGATTGAAATCGTAAATACGGTTTTTAAATATGGTGGCGAGACCCAGGATCGAACTGGGGACACACGGATTTTCAATCCGTTGCTCTACCTACTGAGCTATCACGCCGATGGAGCGTATTAAACAGTTTAATGCTTTTGCCGTCAAGTCTTGAATGAAAAAATTGATTCATTAGTCTATTTTTACAGCAATATGACCATTTGTATTTAGAAACAATAAAAAAGCAGCCAATAGAGCTGCTTTTCATAAAATACACAAATTAGAGTTTATCGATGTGTGCCAAACACCGATGGATTGCACCACAGCCTGGTTCAAATTTCTTCACGCCCTTCTCTTCTTCAAGGCGGCACGCTTCTTCCACTAAGCGTTCTGCAACACCACGCCCACGATTTGCTGGATGTACCACAATATTTTCTAAGGTTTTGCTTTCACCTTGCCCCGTACACCAAATTGCACCAATAATTTTGGTATTAAATTCTGCAACGTAAAGTAGGGTATACTGAGCTAAGTTTTGCTCAAGTTGTTCAATGGCATCTTTACCATCGGCAAATTCTGGACTAGTGTCGTAGAGGCGCTCAAGTTGATTACGAACTTCGTCATTTTCAAGTGAAGTTTTAGCATGTACGGTTATAGGCATTGATTAACCCTCCTGAGCAATCTAATATGCTGTCACTTTCGTCACAGCGAAACATCTTTTACATCAAACTTTTAATTTTTGACGTTTTTTGAGGAACGTGTCTATGGCACAACGTATCAGTGAAGTGGTAAGAAACACCAACGAAACCAAAATTCGAGTTCGAGTGAATCTTGATGGTACAGGTCAAGGCACGCTCAATACAGGTGTTCCATTTTTAGACCATATGATTGATCAAATCAAGCGTCATGGTTTATTTGACATTGATATTCACTGTGATGGTGACTTAGAAATCGACGATCACCACACTGTGGAAGATTGCGGAATCACTTTAGGACAGGCGTTTGCCCAAGCACTCGGCGATAAAAAAGGCTTAAAACGTTATGGTCATTTTTATGCACCGCTTGATGAATCTTTAAGCCGTGTTGTCGTGGACTTGTCTGGTCGTCCAGGTTTATGGATGGATATTCCATTTACACGTGCGCGCATTGGTACATTCGATGTCGATTTATTCTCTGAGTTTTTCCAAGG
The DNA window shown above is from Acinetobacter piscicola and carries:
- a CDS encoding GNAT family acetyltransferase — protein: MFMIRQFQENDLENVIALWELCDLTRPWNNPEIDIFRKTAQQDGLFLLAVKDEQLIATVMGGYDGHRGWVNYLAVHPHAQRNGVATALIQQLEKRLIALGCPKLQLLVRKENIDVQSFYEQLGYEEIEVVCLGKRLIQD
- a CDS encoding OmpP1/FadL family transporter encodes the protein MKATYQLLPLALFVSLLSSMAYATTGYFMHGYGVKAQGNAGTSIAQFQDALTIANNPAGLSWMGDRVDVGATIFSPDRSAQISGNQMPQGYPNANGNYDGNGRQYFVLPELAVNHQVNDQVALGLAIYGNGGMNTGYKQNPYAAFGNQGTAGVDLTQVFISPAVSWKYAKNQSIGVATNILYQRFEAKGIGAFAGYSQDGQNLSNRGKDDATGIGARIGWTGQFFDDRLTLGASYSSKINADRFKKYQGLFAEQGDFDVPESYGIGAAVKVTPKLTVAADVQRINYSDVDSVGHSFDVAQLQQGHVFGSDNGPGFGWDDINVYKIGVSYQAHPKLTLRAGYSHNDQPIRDSEVFLNVLAPGVVRDHLSVGATYNIDPHQEISVAYTHALEDEVKGPISPAFGGGEAKLQMSQDILGLSYGYKF
- a CDS encoding class I SAM-dependent methyltransferase, which encodes MKDLFSKDSQLYQQARPSYPQEVLQEILQYVPVKNFAWDAGAGSGQFTQLLAPYFDHIVATDISANQLQFAPYFENVSYQVQASEQTSFVDKSFDLITVAQAIHWFDFEKFYKEVYRTLKPTGILAVIGYGMICVQQDKVQQQIQTLYFEKLKGYWDSERHYIDEGYKTIPFPFEEIEDCAFKIQYQWSAAQLLKYLLTWSAVKHYCEKNQDHPLVDLAEVLNVENEDLVVEFPVYLRIGKLKTLKKKRFMKK
- a CDS encoding GNAT family N-acetyltransferase, which translates into the protein MPITVHAKTSLENDEVRNQLERLYDTSPEFADGKDAIEQLEQNLAQYTLLYVAEFNTKIIGAIWCTGQGESKTLENIVVHPANRGRGVAERLVEEACRLEEEKGVKKFEPGCGAIHRCLAHIDKL
- the hisB gene encoding imidazoleglycerol-phosphate dehydratase HisB, encoding MAQRISEVVRNTNETKIRVRVNLDGTGQGTLNTGVPFLDHMIDQIKRHGLFDIDIHCDGDLEIDDHHTVEDCGITLGQAFAQALGDKKGLKRYGHFYAPLDESLSRVVVDLSGRPGLWMDIPFTRARIGTFDVDLFSEFFQGFVNHALMTLHIDNLKGKNSHHQIESVFKAFARALRMACEIDPRAEDKVASTKGTL